In Salvelinus alpinus chromosome 20, SLU_Salpinus.1, whole genome shotgun sequence, a genomic segment contains:
- the LOC139547106 gene encoding gamma-crystallin S-1-like, with protein MEKKCNMLFLLFQQIVFYEDRNFQGRSYDCKGDSADLHDFFARCNSCRVEGGWWVLYERPNYMGYQYIIGPGEYADYQHWMGFNDCIRSCRVIKKTTGPYKLRLFERPNFDGQSLEVTENLPSVQERFHSREIHSCKVQEGSWVFFEHPNYSGRQYLLERGEYHRYTEWGALHATVGSIRPIIATGER; from the exons ATGGAGAAG AAATGTAACATGCTGTTTCTTCTCTTCCAACAGATTGTGTTTTATGAGGACAGGAACTTCCAGGGGCGGTCCTATGACTGCAAAGGAGACTCCGCTGACCTGCATGACTTTTTCGCTCGATGCAACTCTTGTCGGGTGGAGGGCGGTTGGTGGGTCCTCTATGAGCGCCCCAACTACATGGGTTACCAGTACATCATAGGCCCCGGGGAGTATGCAGACTACCAGCACTGGATGGGCTTCAACGACTGCATAAGATCCTGTCGGGTCATCAAAAAA ACCACTGGCCCCTACAAGCTGAGGCTGTTCGAGAGGCCCAACttcgatggtcagtccctggaggTGACTGAGAACCTGCCCTCTGTCCAGGAACGTTTCCACAGCCGCGAGATCCACTCCTGCAAGGTCCAGGAGGGTTCCTGGGTCTTCTTCGAGCACCCCAACTACAGCGGCCGCCAGTACCTGCTAGAGAGGGGGGAGTACCATCGCTACACCGAGTGGGGAGCTCTGCATGCCACCGTGGGCTCCATCCGTCCCATCATAGCCACTGGAGAGAGATGA
- the LOC139546695 gene encoding gamma-crystallin M3-like yields MMGKIIFYEDKNFQGRSYETSQDCPDMSSHLSRCHSCRVESGCFMVYDRPNFMGNQYFMRRGEYSDYQRMMGMNDCIRSSRMIPMHRGNFRMRIYERENFGGQMHEMMDDCDSIQERYRMSDCQSCNVMDGHWLMYEQPHFRGRQMYMRPGEYRNLRDMGMGMGGMSGGMRFMSMRRIMDNMTM; encoded by the exons ATGATGGGCAAG ATCATCTTCTATGAGGACAAGAACTTCCAGGGTCGTTCCTATGAGACCAGCCAGGACTGCCCTGACATGTCCTCCCACCTTAGCAGGTGCCACTCCTGCAGGGTTGAGAGTGGCTGCTTCATGGTGTACGATCGCCCCAACTTCATGGGAAACCAGTACTTCATGAGGAGGGGAGAGTACTCAGACTACCAGCGTATGATGGGAATGAACGACTGCATCAGGTCCAGCCGCATGATCCCCATG CACCGTGGAAACTTCAGGATGAGGATCTACGAGAGGGAGAACTTCGGAGGTCAGATGCACGAGATGATGGACGACTGTGACTCCATCCAGGAGCGTTACCGTATGTCTGACTGCCAGTCCTGCAACGTGATGGACGGCCACTGGCTGATGTATGAGCAGCCCCACTTCAGAGGCAGGCAGATGTACATGAGGCCTGGAGAGTACAGGAACTTAAGGGATATGGGCATGGGAATGGGAGGCATGAGCGGTGGCATGAGGTTCATGAGCATGAGGCGTATCATGGATAACATGACTATGTAA
- the LOC139547227 gene encoding gamma-crystallin M2-like, giving the protein MDRIGKIIFYEDKNFQGRHFECCSDCPELSSHFSRCNSIRVESGKWVLYERPNYLGTQYILTSGEYPDYLRWMGYNDSIRSCRVIRNTSGKFRIRLYERPDFAGQMMEFSEDNPNLPDHWRHPEVHSCNVMDGAWVFYEHPNYRGHQHLLERGEYRHFNDWRSNVGSIRRVQNL; this is encoded by the exons ATGGACCGCATCGGAAAG ATCATCTTCTATGAGGACAAAAACTTCCAGGGTCGCCACTTTGAATGCTGTAGCGATTGCCCTGAGCTGAGTTCCCACTTTAGCCGCTGCAACTCCATCCGTGTGGAGAGTGGGAAATGGGTGTTGTACGAGAGGCCCAACTACCTGGGCACTCAGTACATTTTGACCAGCGGGGAGTACCCCGACTACCTGCGCTGGATGGGCTACAATGACAGCATCAGGTCCTGCCGCGTCATCCGCAAC ACCTCTGGCAAGTTCAGGATCCGCCTCTATGAGCGTCCTGACTTTGCAGGTCAGATGATGGAGTTCAGCGAAGACAACCCGAACCTCCCCGATCACTGGCGTCACCCCGAGGTGCACTCCTGCAATGTGATGGATGGCGCCTGGGTGTTCTACGAGCACCCCAATTACCGCGGCCACCAGCACCTACTGGAGAGGGGCGAGTACCGCCACTTCAATGACTGGAGGTCCAACGTGGGGTCCATTCGCCGCGTTCAGAACCTTTAG
- the LOC139546694 gene encoding gamma-crystallin M3-like yields the protein MSNTSMNMGRATFYEDRNFQGRSYECSSDCPDMSSYMSRCQSCRVQSGCFMGYERPNYMGNQFFMRRGEYSDYQSMMGITDGIRSCRMIPMHRGNFRMRIYERENFGGQMHEMMDDCDSIQERYRMSDCQSCNVMDGHWLMYEQPHFRGRQMYMRPGEYRNFRDMGMGMGGMSGGMRFMSMRRIMDNMTM from the exons ATGTCCAACACCAGCATGAACATGGGCAGG GCCACCTTCTACGAGGACAGGAACTTCCAGGGCCGCTCTTATGAGTGCAGCTCCGACTGCCCTGACATGTCTTCCTACATGAGCAGGTGCCAATCCTGCAGGGTTCAGAGCGGCTGCTTCATGGGGTACGAGCGCCCCAACTACATGGGAAACCAGTTCTTCATGAGGAGGGGAGAGTACTCAGACTATCAGAGTATGATGGGAATTACCGATGGTATCAGGTCCTGCCGCATGATCCCCATG CACCGTGGAAACTTCAGGATGAGGATCTACGAGAGGGAGAACTTCGGAGGTCAGATGCACGAGATGATGGACGACTGTGACTCCATCCAGGAGCGTTACCGTATGTCTGACTGCCAGTCCTGCAACGTGATGGACGGCCACTGGCTGATGTATGAGCAGCCCCACTTCAGAGGCAGGCAGATGTACATGAGGCCTGGAGAGTACAGGAACTTCAGAGATATGGGCATGGGAATGGGAGGCATGAGCGGTGGCATGAGGTTCATGAGCATGAGGCGTATCATGGATAACATGACTATGTAA
- the LOC139547107 gene encoding gamma-crystallin M2-like has protein sequence MGKAFLSLSLFQIVFFEDKNFQGRSYECSSDCPDLHSFFSRCNSIRVESGCWVLYERPNYAGYQYILTPGEYPDHQQWMGFNDSIRSCRSIKNDTGICIFSVVFIFQVYGNSYKIRCYDRPDFSGHMAEWSEDCPSVHEAFKFREFHSAVVTDGAWAFYELPNYRGRQYFLERKEYHSFTDWGATSPVVGSFRRITEF, from the exons ATGGGGAAG GcttttctgtctctatctctcttccagATTGTATTCTTTGAGGATAAGAACTTCCAAGGTCGTAGTTATGAGTGCAGCAGCGACTGCCCAGACCTGCACTCCTTCTTCAGCCGCTGTAACTCTATCAGGGTGGAGAGCGGCTGCTGGGTTCTGTACGAGCGCCCCAACTACGCAGGCTACCAGTACATCCTGACCCCTGGGGAGTACCCTGACCACCAGCAGTGGATGGGCTTCAACGACAGCATCAGATCCTGTCGCTCTATCAAAAAC GATACTGGCATTTGTATATTTTCGGTTGTATTTATTTTTCAGGTCTATGGAAATTCCTACAAGATCAGATGCTATGACAGGCCAGATTTTTCTGGCCATATGGCAGAGTGGAGTGAGGACTGCCCATCGGTCCACGAAGCATTCAAGTTCCGTGAGTTCCACTCTGCTGTGGTGACGGACGGTGCCTGGGCATTCTACGAGCTGCCCAACTACAGGGGGCGCCAGTACTTCCTGGAGCGCAAAGAGTACCATAGCTTCACGGACTGGGGCGCCACCTCCCCTGTCGTGGGCTCCTTCCGCAGGATTACAGAGTTCTAG